One window from the genome of Myxocyprinus asiaticus isolate MX2 ecotype Aquarium Trade chromosome 30, UBuf_Myxa_2, whole genome shotgun sequence encodes:
- the LOC127421121 gene encoding ataxin-1-like: MKSNQERSNECLPPKKREIPASTLPSEERPMIVAPASESQHGGNLAWLASLASGHERGRQHTSTSAELEGSQYKLLSAPSESATPLSTHSTRAPNAVTTLPAVYTSPLTQPTGTIQYTSLPPNVHFISSPYPAPYTGYISPLVPPSVAATTQREAYASTSSSQSSKIDQHHQLGRLPGLVTSDSISSPHSTQYIQITGSPLSLSPQTAPSPHAHLPHHLQPHHTLPISGASQVLVQYPDGLLPKREETRPRELLNGELEKDRRFGPSPESSAGKQGSTAKEASSTQQHHIHQQQSPHHYEARHVVLPAEYTQDCMAMRPSLVLVPNSHSSSGVDPRETPDKLPPPTSHTEKGGICAGKPVPRISSTSTSHSFPPPPPVDNLKGAVTTLSPHAVIQTMHSTTESLSLGLPSANFYTTQQPIIGYIAGTGHQQPLSYHTSLPQHLVIPGTQPVIIPVTETEATVTSTTPPLPGALPHAFVTSTAPKMETFETQAPYSAAAVVQAQLHLPVVPAPAGLLTAPPPPSVPSLPPYFTKGSIIQLADGELKRVEDLKTEDFIQSAEISNELKIDSSTVERIDNSHASDFAIIQFAVGEHRSQVSVEVLVEYPFFVFGQGWSSCCPERTTQLLELPCTKLSVGDVCISLTLKNLRNGSIKKCQGQVLDAPTLGPLFKPPKALSSGARGGVRHTEQENGLGRCADQGGGGNKGNRENGVKLKFGERDICKAPPASESEPSSKHTGRKRRWSAPEGRKVENPEVEPPLTFPKPSFIPQEVKISIEGRSNIGK, from the exons ATGAAGTCAAACCAGGAGAGGAGCAATGAATGCCTGCCCCCGAAAAAGCGTGAGATCCCAGCCAGCACTCTGCCCTCAGAGGAGAGGCCCATGATTGTGGCGCCTGCCAGTGAGAGCCAGCATGGTGGGAACCTGGCCTGGCTTGCCAGTCTGGCAAGTGGGCATGAAAGAGGGCGGCAACACACCAGCACCTCTGCAGAACTTGAGGGGTCTCAATATAAGCTGCTGTCTGCCCCATCTGAGAGTGCAACTCCATTGTCCACGCACTCAACCAGAGCTCCAAATGCAGTCACCACCCTACCTGCAGTGTACACGTCACCCCTTACTCAGCCCACTGGCACCATCCAGTACACATCCCTGCCCCCCAATGTACACTTCATTAGCTCCCCGTACCCTGCACCTTACACTGGCTACATCTCTCCACTAGTACCCCCTTCTGTTGCTGCCACCACACAGCGTGAGGCTTATGCCAGCACCTCCAGTTCTCAATCATCTAAAATTGACCAGCATCATCAATTGGGCCGACTACCAGGCCTAGTCACATCAGACAGCATCTCTTCGCCCCACTCCACCCAGTACATCCAAATCACTGGTTCTCCGCTAAGCCTATCCCCACAGACTGCTCCATCACCCCATGCTCACTTGCCCCACCACTTACAACCTCACCACACACTTCCCATCAGTGGTGCCTCTCAGGTCTTAGTTCAGTACCCAGATGGACTTTTACCCAAGAGAGAGGAGACCAGGCCCAGGGAGTTGTTGAACGGAGAGCTGGAGAAAGACAGGCGCTTTGGTCCATCACCAGAGTCTAGTGCAGGGAAGCAAGGCAGCACTGCCAAAGAGGCCTCCTCCACTCAACAGCACCATATCCACCAGCAACAGAGCCCACATCACTATGAGGCTCGACATGTGGTCCTCCCTGCCGAATATACACAGGACTGTATGGCCATGCGGCCCTCATTGGTTCTGGTACCCAATAGTCATAGCTCCAGTGGTGTTGATCCTAGAGAAACACCGGACAAGCTACCTCCCCCAACATCCCACACTGAAAAAGGAGGTATTTGTGCAGGCAAACCTGTGCCCCGCATTTCCTCCACCTCTACATCCCATTCTTTTCCTCCACCTCCACCTGTGGACAATCTGAAGGGAGCAGTTACCACATTGTCACCCCATGCAGTAATCCAGACCATGCACAGCACCACAGAGTCACTCTCATTGGGCCTCCCCTCTGCCAACTTCTACACCACCCAACAACCCATCATTGGTTACATCGCCGGCACAGGGCACCAGCAACCTCTTAGCTACCACACCAGCCTACCCCAGCACCTGGTCATCCCTGGAACTCAGCCGGTCATCATTCCAGTGACTGAAACAGAAGCTACTGTTACATCGACCACACCACCCTTGCCTGGGGCACTGCCCCATGCATTTGTCACCTCAACGGCCCCCAAAATGGAAACTTTTGAGACTCAGGCCCCATACTCTGCAGCAGCTGTTGTTCAAGCCCAGCTGCACCTGCCTGTGGTTCCAGCCCCTGCCGGCCTGCTGACGGCTCCACCTCCACCCTCTGTCCCCTCATTGCCCCCTTACTTCACCAAGGGCTCCATCATCCAGCTTGCAGATGGGGAGCTGAAGCGGGTGGAGGACCTAAAGACAGAGGATTTCATTCAGAGTGCTGAGATTAGCAATGAGCTGAAGATTGACTCCAGCACTGTTGAACGCATTGACAACAGTCATGCATCTGACTTCGCCATTATACAGTTTGCTGTTGGAGAGCATCGCTCACAG GTCAGCGTGGAGGTGCTAGTAGAGTATCCATTCTTTGTATTCGGCCAGGGCTGGTCGTCATGCTGTCCAGAACGGACCACCCAGCTGCTAGAGTTGCCATGCACCAAGCTTTCAGTAGGTGATGTCTGCATCTCCCTCACCCTGAAAAACCTGAGGAATGGCTCCATCAAGAAATGCCAGGGGCAAGTCTTGGATGCACCAACCCTTGGTCCACTATTTAAGCCTCCCAAAGCACTCTCAAGTGGGGCAAGAGGGGGTGTTCGGCACACAGAACAGGAGAACGGACTTGGGCGGTGTGCAGATCAGGGAGGTGGAGGAAATAAGGGCAATAGAGAGAATGGAGTGAAACTGAAGTTTGGGGAGAGGGACATCTGCAAAGCCCCACCGGCCTCTGAGTCAGAGCCTAGCAGCAAACACACAGGCCGCAAAAGAAGGTGGTCGGCCCCTGAGGGCCGCAAAGTAGAAAATCCAGAAGTAGAGCCCCCGTTAACGTTCCCTAAGCCTTCTTTCATTCCTCAGGAGGTTAAAATCAGTATCGAAGGCAGATCAAATATTGGCAAGTGA